From Macaca mulatta isolate MMU2019108-1 chromosome 1, T2T-MMU8v2.0, whole genome shotgun sequence, the proteins below share one genomic window:
- the NBPF11 gene encoding LOW QUALITY PROTEIN: NBPF family member NBPF11 (The sequence of the model RefSeq protein was modified relative to this genomic sequence to represent the inferred CDS: deleted 2 bases in 1 codon; substituted 2 bases at 2 genomic stop codons), whose protein sequence is MCLHFFSPVPGSTSSATNLNMVVSAGPWSSEKAEMSILEINEKLRPQLAEKKQQFRNIKEKFLVTQVVACFLVNRQNKYKYKECKELIKSMLRDELQFKGEKLSEQLKEAEELRQYKVLVHSQAQELIQLREKLREGRDASCSLTQHLQALLTPDEPDKSQRRDIQEQLAEGCRLAQHLVQKLSSENGQGEDADVQVEEAEKVQDSCAPREVQKAKEREVPEDSLEECAVTCSNSHGPYDSNQPHRNTKITFDEDKFNSPFIDSSSHDEWADAVHIIPENESDDEEEEEKGPVSPRNLQESEEEEAPXESWDEGYLTLSIPADMSALYQSYKSTFHSLEEQQVGLALDIGRHWWDQVKKXEQEDTGPRLSWELLEVVDPEVLQDSLDRCYSSPSSYLELPDSCQPYRNFFYSLEEQHIGFSLDVDEIEKYQEGEEDQNPPCPRLNSVLVEVEEPGVLQDLLDRCYSTSSTYFELPDSFQHYRSAFYSFEEQHISLSLDMDNRFFTLTVIRLHLVFQMVVIFPH, encoded by the exons ATGTGTTTGCATTTCTTCTCCCCAGTCCCTGGCTCCACCTCTTCTGCCACAAACCTCAACATGGTGGTATCTGCCGGCCCTTGGTCCAGTGAGAAGGCAGAGATGAGCATTCTAGAAATCAACGAGAAATTGCGCCCCCAGCTGGCAGAGAAGAAACAGCAGTTCAGAAACATCAAAGAGAAATTTCTTGTAACTCAAGTG GTGGCCTGCTTCCTGGTCAACAGGCAGAACAAATACA AGTATAAAGAGTGCAAAGAACTCATAAAATCTATGCTGAGGGATGAGCTGCAGTTCAAGGGGGAGAAGCTCTCAGAGCAGCTCAAGGAAGCTGAGGAGCTCAG GCAATATAAAGTCCTGGTTCACTCTCAGGCACAAGAGCTGATACAGTTAAGGGAGAAGTTACGGGAAGGGAGAGATGCCTCCTGCTCATTGACTCAGCATCTCCAGGCCCTCCTCACTCCGGATGAGCCGGACAAGTCCCAGCGGCGGGACATCCAAGAACAGCTGGCTGAGGGGTGTAGGCTGGCACAGCACCTCGTCCAAAAGCTCAGCTCAG AAAATGGCCAAGGTGAGGATGCAGATGTTCAAGTTGAGGAGGCTGAGAAAGTACAGGATTCGTGTGCCCCCAG GGAGGTGCAGAAGGCCAAAGAAAGGGAAGTCCCTGAGGACTCACTGGAGGAATGTGCCGTCACTTGTTCAAATAGCCACGGCCCTTATGACTCGAACCAGCCACACAGGAATACCAAGATCACATTTGATGAAGACAAATTCAACTCACCTTTCATTGACTCATCCTCTCATGATGAGTGGGCAGATGCTGTACATATTATCCCAG aaaatgaaagcgatgatgaggaagaggaagaaaaagggccaGTGTCCCCCAG GAATCTGCAGGAGTCTGAAGAGGAGGAAGCCCCCTAGGAGTCCTGGGATGAAGGTTATTTGACTCTCTCAATTCCTGCTGACATGTCTGCCTTGTACCAGTCTTACAAGAGCACCTTTCACTCATTAGAAGAACAGCAAGTCGGCTTGGCTCTTGACATAGGCA GACATTGGTGGGATCAAGTGAAAAAGTAGGAGCAAGAGGACACAGGTCCCAGG CTCAGCTGGGAGCTACTGGAGGTAGTAGATCCTGAAGTCTTGCAGGACTCACTGGATAGATGTTATTCATCTCCTTCCAGTTATCTTGAACTGCCTGACTCCTGCCAGCCCTACAGAAATTTCTTTTACTCACTGGAGGAACAACACATTGGCTTTTCTCTTGATGTGGATG AAATTGAAAAGTACCAAGAAGGGGAAGAAGATCAAAACCCACCATGCCCCAG GCTCAACAGCGTGCTGGTGGAAGTGGAAGAGCCTGGAGTCTTGCAGGACTTATTGGATAGATGTTATTCGACTTCTTCAACTTACTTTGAATTACCTGACTCATTTCAGCACTACAGAAGTGCCTTTTACTCATTTGAGGAACAGCACATTAGCTTGTCCCTTGACATGGACAATAGGTTTTTTACTTTGACAGTGATAAGGCTCCACCTGGTCTTCCAGATGGTAGTCATATTCCCACACTAA